From the Glutamicibacter halophytocola genome, the window TCCATGCCAAAGGAGTACACCATGCCTACCGTGCCCCAGGATTTCCCTGACATGAGCAACGAGGAAGTCTGGGTTTGGGATACTTGGCCACTGACTGACGAGCACGCCAACCAGTACAGCGTTAATGGCCAGGAGATCATCTTCTCGCTGGTTGCTGATCGCGACCTTGGTTTCGATGAGCGACACCAGTACGCGCGCATCGGATACTTCTACCGTCCAGCCGGCGTTCCTGCCGATGAGCGTCCTGAAGATGGTGGCTGGACCTATGGCGGCCAGGTCTTCGACGAGGGCGTCACCGGAAAGATCTTCGAAGACCAGTCCTTCAGCCACCAGACCCAGTGGTCCGGTTCGGCGCGAGTAACCAAAAATGGCGAAATCAAGCTGTTCTTCACCGACGTTGCGTTCTACCGCGACAAGGACGGCAAGGACATCAAGCCGTACGACCCGCGCATCGCATTGAGCGTTGGCCACGTCCACTCGAACAAGAATGGCGTGAAGCTCACCGGCTTCAACAAGGTCACGGAACTGCTTCAAGCAGACGGAAAGTACTACCAGACTGCTGAGCAGAACTCGTACTTCAACTTCCGTGATCCATTCACCTTTGAGGATCCAGCGCATCCAGGCGAAACCTACATGGTTTTCGAGGGCAACACCGCTCAGAAGCGCGACGAAGCCAAGTGCACCTCCGAAGACCTTGGCTACCGCAAGGGTGAAACCAACGGCGAAACCGTGGAAGAGGTCAACAAGTCCGGCGCAACCTACCAGATCGGCAACGTCGGCCTGGCCCGTGCCAAGAACAAGGAGCTGACCGAGTGGGAGTTCCTGCCGCCGATCCTGTCTGCTAACTGCGTCACCGACCAGACCGAACGTCCGCAGATCTACATGCAGGATGGAAAGTACTACCTGTTCACCATTAGCCACCGCTCCACCTTCGCCGCTGGCATCGATGGCCCAGAAGGCGTCTATGGCTTCGTCGGCAACGGCATCCGCAGCGATTACCAGCCGCTGAACCGTGGTTCGGGCCTGGCATTGGGCAGTCCATCGAACCTGAACTTTGCCGCAGGCAGCCCTTTCGCTCCTGACTATAATCAGCACCCGGGGCAATTCCAGGCATACTCGCACTACGTCATGCCTGGTGGTCTGGTGCAGTCATTCATCGACACCATCGGCACCAAGGACAATTTCGTTCGCGGTGGCACCCTGGGCCCAACCGTGAAGCTGGACATCAAGGGCGACTCGGCAACGGTCGACTACAACTATGGCGATAACGGGCTCGGCGCATGGGCAGATATTCCAGCCAACCGCGAGCTGAAGAATGGCAAGGCAGTAGCAAAGTAATTTGCATCCATGGCCGCGAGAATGCGCGTCGGATGAAAATTTGCGCATGATTGCCGGCAGTGGCAACGGCCGCTCCACCAACGTTGAGTTGGGGGGAGCGGCCTTCGCCGTATTGATGGAACGCCAGCCAACCGGTCAACGGCACCCTGGCGTCCAAGTTGTTGAAATCGCGTGGCAATGGACATGATGCGAAAGAACCAAGGGCACTTCCTGTTGCCCAGATTATTCATGGACAGGTGGCTTGCCCGCAAGGCTCATTCGACGGTGCAACCATGGCCGCTGAACCAATGCCTTTGTCAGGGCTTGGAAAAACGAGCTTGAGGGAACAGGCTCTGACCGCTTTGCGCCAAGCCATCATCACCGGTCAACTGGCACCAGAAAAGCACTTGGTGGAAACCGAGCTGCCCGAAATGCTGAACATTTCCCGTGGCACCTTGCGCGAAGCCTTGCGCCAGCTGCAGCAGGAGGGCCTGGTTGCACCTGGCCGGCGAGGCCGGCTGGCCGTACGCAGCCTGGACGTAAAAGAGATCAGGGATATCTTTGCAGTTCGTGCTGCCTTGGAAACCCTGGCTGCCGCGGTCATCAGCGCCCACATGGATACCGCGGCGGAAGTACTCGTAACTCCGTAACTGCAGCGGCCTGATCGACCAGGCCTGCACCACAGGCACAGATCCAAGGCAACGCGCAAGAACCAGTAGCTTTTATTGGTTTTTGCGCGTTGCTTTTCCCGGGGTGGGCTTTTGATCCTGGAGCTCGGAGCCGGTCCCTAGGCTCTGCGTTCTTCGAGTTTCTGCGGTGGAACGATGCTGACTTCATGGCGCACGCCTCGGCCAGGCAAGCCATCAAGATCAATGGCTAGGAACCAGGGACCGGAATGGGGAACCTTGAGCCGATAGGGTGCCCGGCGAGCGATTCCACCGTGGAATGCGTATTTTTCACCGTCTTCAAATGCAGCGAAATTCTCCGGATCCATCAACCGCACATTGGCCGGTCCGCTGAGTGTCACCACCAGGACGCTTCCGCGTTCCAGGTAGTCCCATGAATGTTCTGCAAAATTTGGTTCAGCCACGTGGAAACTTTCCGGCGAAAAAGAATTATTGGATAAGCGAACGGCGTCCGAAACACCAACATATCAGCTGATGAATCGGACGCCGCTATCGCTTTGAGGCTTAGGCCATCGTCGCGGTATCGATGACGAAGCGGTAGCGAACATCCGACTTCAGGACGCGCTCGTAGGCCTCGTTGATCTGGTCTGCGGAGATGACTTCAATTTCTGCACCGAGGCCGTGCTCGCCACAGAAGTCCAGCATGTCCTGGGTTTCCTTGATGCCGCCAATATTGGAGCCAGCGAAGGAGCGCCGGCCACCGATCAGGGCAAAAGCGTTGACTGGAAGTGGCTCGGCTGGAGCGCCAACGTTGACCAAGGTGCCGTCAACGCGTAGCAGCTGCAGG encodes:
- a CDS encoding glycoside hydrolase family 68 protein — encoded protein: MNKQRTKRGILAAALSIGALGATLISGPAMAATEPVPGFPQPTEHTQKAYSPTDDFTSRWTRADAKQIKAMSDPNAGSRENSMPKEYTMPTVPQDFPDMSNEEVWVWDTWPLTDEHANQYSVNGQEIIFSLVADRDLGFDERHQYARIGYFYRPAGVPADERPEDGGWTYGGQVFDEGVTGKIFEDQSFSHQTQWSGSARVTKNGEIKLFFTDVAFYRDKDGKDIKPYDPRIALSVGHVHSNKNGVKLTGFNKVTELLQADGKYYQTAEQNSYFNFRDPFTFEDPAHPGETYMVFEGNTAQKRDEAKCTSEDLGYRKGETNGETVEEVNKSGATYQIGNVGLARAKNKELTEWEFLPPILSANCVTDQTERPQIYMQDGKYYLFTISHRSTFAAGIDGPEGVYGFVGNGIRSDYQPLNRGSGLALGSPSNLNFAAGSPFAPDYNQHPGQFQAYSHYVMPGGLVQSFIDTIGTKDNFVRGGTLGPTVKLDIKGDSATVDYNYGDNGLGAWADIPANRELKNGKAVAK
- a CDS encoding DUF1883 domain-containing protein: MAEPNFAEHSWDYLERGSVLVVTLSGPANVRLMDPENFAAFEDGEKYAFHGGIARRAPYRLKVPHSGPWFLAIDLDGLPGRGVRHEVSIVPPQKLEERRA